A genomic segment from Nicotiana sylvestris chromosome 1, ASM39365v2, whole genome shotgun sequence encodes:
- the LOC138890004 gene encoding uncharacterized protein, with the protein MEFQVLDMAISYNLLLGRPWIHVAKAVPSSLHQMVKLEWYRQEIDVHDDENLCAFNGTSIPFIDTEEDKGSWVYQVSETVSVEKIPKGEYIVRPKLASTIVMVATKMLKNGFVSGKGLGASLQGIVHPVSLRENLGTFGLGFKSIGDDVKKARKLKKKAWSLRKPVPRLSGSFIKARVVKRPVKAVPKPGVDFDEELVKRFKSLSDEVNTVETGEEIEYDEEEAFEEISKKLSHFEEKPKPNLNEIEAINLEDPDNIRETKISVHLEPQIREEIIKALFECKDIFAWSYDDMPGLSIDLVVHKLPTDPAFPPIKYNLKLNLAKCALGVPSEKLLGFIFSRRGIELDLSKIKAIQELPPPRNKTEVMSLLRRLNYINRFIAQLITTCEPIFKLLKKDVAVTWTDECQEAFDKIKGYNLKLNLAKCALGVPSEKLLGFIFSRRGIELDLSKIKAIQELPPPRNKTEVMSLLRRLNYINRFIAQLITTCEPIFKLLKKDVAVTWTDECQEAFDKIKGHIPRTHNEVADALATLASMLYHPDKAYVDPLDIQGIHQDGGISNKATGDQKRTIRCLASGFLLSGEILYKRTPDLGLLRCIDAKQATTIMTEGQQISFVQQEPP; encoded by the exons atggagttccaggtactggATATGGCTATTTCTTACAATTTATTGTTGggtaggccttggatacatgttgCCAAGGCAGTTCCGTCCTCTctacaccagatggtgaagttagAATGGTATAGACAAGAAATCGACGTACATGACGATGAGAACTTATGTGCTTTCAATGGTACATCCATCCCGTTTATTGATACTGAAGAAGATAAGGGGTCGTGGGTCTATCAAGTTTCTGAAACAGTATCGGTCGAAAAGATTCCGAAAGGGGAATACATTGTACGTCCAAAGCTAGCTTCTACAATCGTCATGGTAGCAActaaaatgttaaaaaatggttttgtgtCGGGCAAGGGTCTAggtgcatctctacaaggtatcGTACATCCAGTGTCCTTGCGTGAAAATTTgggtacatttggtttggggttcaagtcTATAGGGGATGATGTGAAGAAGGCTAGAAAGTTGAAAAAGAAAGCATGGTCACTCCGtaagccagtcccacgtctctCCGGGTCCTTCATCAAGGCAAGGGTCGTAAAGCGTCCAGTGAAAGCAGTTCCAAAGCCTGGGGTTGATTTTGATGAAGAATTGGTTAAAAGGTTCAAGAGTCTATCTGATGAGGTGAACACGGTAGAAACTGGGGAAG aaatagaatatgatgaagaggaagcatttgaggaaattagtaaaaagctaagtcactttgaagagaaacccaagcctaatttgaatgaaattgaagcaatcaatttagagGATCCAGATAATattagggaaaccaagataagtgtacacttggaaccacaaatcagggaggaaataatcaaagcactgttTGAGTGTAAAGAcatttttgcctggtcatatgatgatatgccgggtctaagtattgacttggtggttcacaaattgcccactgacccagcattCCCTCCCATCAA gtacaatcttaagcttaacCTTGCCAAGTGTGCATTAGGTGTTCCATCTGAAAAACTGTTAGGATTCATATTTAGTcgtcgaggcattgagttggacctgtcaaagatcaaagctatccaagaattgccacctccgaggaacaagactgaggtgatgagtctgctcAGGCGTTTAaactacatcaacaggtttattgcccAACTCataacaacttgtgagcccatcttcaagttgctgaagaaggatgttgcggtcacatggactgatgagtgccaggaggcatttgataagatcaaggg gtacaatcttaagcttaacCTTGCCAAGTGTGCATTAGGTGTTCCATCTGAAAAACTGTTAGGATTCATATTTAGTcgtcgaggcattgagttggacctgtcaaagatcaaagctatccaagaattgccacctccgaggaacaagactgaggtgatgagtctgctcAGGCGTTTAaactacatcaacaggtttattgcccAACTCataacaacttgtgagcccatcttcaagttgctgaagaaggatgttgcggtcacatggactgatgagtgccaggaggcatttgataagatcaaggg gcatattccgaggacccataatgaggttgccgatgccttggctaccttggcatcaatgttgtatcatccagacaaagcttatgttgaccCATTGGATATTCAA ggaatacatcaggatgggggtatatccaataaagccacaggtgatcaaaagagaacaattcgatgtTTGGCCAGTGGATTCTTGTTGAGCGGCGAaatcttgtacaagaggactccagatcttggactATTGAGGTGTatagatgctaaacaagccacgactatcatgacagaa